A portion of the Toxotes jaculatrix isolate fToxJac2 chromosome 16, fToxJac2.pri, whole genome shotgun sequence genome contains these proteins:
- the LOC121196027 gene encoding phospholipid-transporting ATPase ID-like, producing MGSVASYVRQLCGKEKKEEEERHLRANDRPFNLSYHYANNAIKTSKYNIFTFLPLNLFEQFRRLANAYFLFLFILQLVPQISSLSWFTTAVPLILVLSITGVKDANDDLNRHKSDNQVNNRRVDVLIDGELRNEKWMNVQVGDIIKLENNQFVTADLLLLSSSEPLNLVYVETAELDGETNLKVKQALTVTGEMGDSIDALAGFTGEVRCEPPNNRLDKFKGTLTLNGQTYALDNDKVLLRGCTLRNTEWCFGLVIFGGPDTKLMQNSGKTTFKRTSIDHLMNVLVLCIFGFLAAMCSILAIGNAIWEVREGSVFTAFLPREPGTDAALSSFLSFWSYVIVLNTVVPISLYVSVEIIRLGNSFYIDWDRKMYYPKNDTPAQARTTTLNEELGQIKYIFSDKTGTLTQNIMTFNKCSINGKSYGELFDFSGQRVEITEKTERVDFTWNHLADPKFIFHDHSLVELVRQGNPEAQAFFRLLALCHTVMPEEKKEGELIYQAQSPDEGALVTAARNFGFVFRSRTPETITVVEMGKQVIYELLAVLDFNNVRKRMSVIVCSPEGKLTLYCKGADTIIYERLHPTCSKLMEVTTGHLNEYAGDGLRTLVLAYKDLDEVYMADWRKRHHDASTAMEGREERLDELYEEIEKDLLLLGATAVEDKLQDGVPQTIEQLAKADIKIWVLTGDKQETAENIGYSCNMLREEMKEIFIVAANTAEGVKEELQNARRKMCPEASEEPSVIKARAGLFWLKTTETVLDEKVDGDYGLVINGHSLAFALEKNLQLELLRTACMCQTVICCRVTPLQKAQVVQLVKKYKQAVTLAIGDGANDVSMIKAAHIGVGISGQEGMQAVLSSDYSFAQFRYLQRLLLVHGRWSYLRMCKFLRYFFYKNFTFTFVHFWYAFFCGFSAQTVYDEWFITLYNLVYTALPVLGMSLFDQDVNDRWSFQYPQLYSPGQQNLYFSKKAFVRCMVHSCYSSLVLFFVPWAAMRDTVRDDGKDIADYQSFALLAQTCLLFVVNTQLCLDTHYWTAVNQFFVWGSLAAYFAVTFTMFSNGMFLIFTSAFPFIGTARNSLNQPNVWLTIFLTSLLCILPVVAFRFILIQLRPTINDKVRYKVRKEGLPAPAPRRPPTRRVSTRRSGYAFSHSQGYGDLVTSRRFLLKRPVRSRPVLFTQTDSPLAQNQPQHYRTITEEPEESQSP from the exons ATGGGATCCGTAGCGTCATACGTTCGCCAGCTGTGCGgcaaagagaagaaggaag aggaggagagacacttGCGAGCTAATGACAGGCCTTTCAACTTGTCTTACCACTATGCC aaCAACGCCATCAAGACCTCCAAGTACAACATTTTCACCTTCCTGCCACTTAACCTCTTTGAGCAGTTCAGGAGGCTCGCCAATGCttacttcctcttcctcttcatccttcaG CTAGTCCCACAaatctcctctctttcctggTTTACCACGGCTGTCCCCCTGATTCTGGTGCTGTCTATAACAGGAGTCAAGGATGCCAATGATGACCTG AACAGACACAAAAGTGACAACCAAGTGAACAACCGCAGGGTGGACGTCCTCATCGATGGAGA actgagaaatgaaaaatggatgaACGTTCAGGTTGGAGACATAATCAAACTGGAGAATAATCAGTTTGTCACA GCAGATCTCCTGTTGCTGTCCAGCAGTGAGCCTCTCAATCTGGTGTATGTAGAAACAGCGGAATTAGACGG TGAAACCAATCTGAAGGTGAAACAGGCCCTGACCGTAACTGGAGAAATGGGGGACAGCATCGACGCGCTGGCTGGTTTCACTG GTGAAGTGCGATGTGAGCCTCCCAACAACCGTCTGGACAAATTCAAAGGGACCCTGACTCTGAACGGACAGACCTACGCCTTGGACAACGACAAGGTGCTGCTCAGAGGATGTACTCTGAGGAACACTGAGTGGTGCTTCGGTCTGGTGATCTTCGGAG GTCCCGACACCAAGCTGATGCAGAACAGTGGAAAGACAACATTCAAACGGACGAGCATCGATCACCTGATGAATGTtctggttttgtgt ATCTTTGGTTTCCTGGCGGCCATGTGCTCCATTCTGGCCATCGGCAATGCAATCTGGGAGGTGAGGGAGGGCTCGGTGTTCACAGCTTTCCTCCCTCGTGAGCCGGGGACTGATGCTGCTCTCtcatccttcctctccttctggTCCTACGTCATCGTACTCAACACCGTGGTGCCCATTTCTCTCTATGTCAG CGTGGAGATCATCCGCCTGGGGAACAGCTTCTACATAGACTGGGACAGGAAGATGTATTACCCAAAGAATGACACCCCTGCCCAGGCGAGGACCACCACCCTCAACGAGGAGCTCGGACAGATCAAATACATCTTCAGCGACAAGACTGGAACCCTGACGCAGAACATCATGACTTTCAACAAGTGCTCAATCAATGGGAAAAGTTACG GGGAGCTGTTTGACTTTTCTGGACAAAGAGTGGAAATAACAGAG aagacagagagagtggacTTCACCTGGAACCATCTGGCTGATCCAAAGTTCATCTTTCACGACCACAGTCTGGTGGAGCTGGTGAGGCAGGGAAACCCGGAGGCTCAGGCCTTCTTCCGCTTGCTGGCTCTCTGCCACACTGTCATgccagaggagaagaaagagg GGGAGCTCATCTACCAGGCTCAGTCTCCAGATGAAGGCGCTCTGGTGACGGCAGCAAGAAATTTTGGGTTCGTGTTCCGCTCACGCACACCAGAGACCATCACGGTCGTGGAGATGGGAAAACAAGTCATCTATGAACTTCTGGCTGTTCTTGACTTCAATAATGTCCGCAAGAGGATGTCAGTCATAG TCTGCAGCCCTGAGGGCAAGTTGACTCTCTACTGCAAAGGCGCAGACACCATCATCTATGAAAGACTGCACCCGACCTGTAGCAAACTGATGGAAGTCACCACTGGACACCTCAAC GAGTACGCAGGCGATGGCCTCCGCACGCTGGTTCTGGCCTACAAGGACTTGGATGAGGTCTACATGGCTGACTGGAGAAAGCGCCACCATGACGCCAGCACCGCCATGGAAGGACGAGAGGAGAGACTTGATGAGCTTTAtgaagagatagagaaagaCCTTCTG CTGTTGGGAGCGACAGCTGTGGAGGACAAGCTGCAGGACGGTGTGCCACAAACCATAGAGCAACTGGCTAAAGCTGACATCAAAATCTGGGTGTTAACTGGAGATAAACAAG AGACAGCTGAGAATATCGGCTATTCCTGCAACAtgctgagagaggagatgaaggagatTTTCATTGTGGCAGCTAACACGGCTGAAGGAGTCAAAGAGGAGCTACA GAATGCAAGAAGGAAAATGTGTCCTGAGGCATCGGAGGAGCCATCGGTGATAAAGGCCCGTGCAGGCCTGTTTTGGCTTAAGACAACAGAGACTGTGCTGGATGAGAAGGTGGATGGAGATTATGGCCTAGTTATAAATGGGCACAGTCTG GCCTTTGCTCTGGAGAAGAACctgcagctggagctgctgaggaCAGCATGCATGTGTCAGACGGTGATTTGCTGCAGGGTCACCCCTCTACAGAAGGCCCAGGTGGTTCAGCTGGTCAAGAAATACAAGCAGGCCGTCACTCTGGCCATTGGGGACGGGGCCAATGATGTTAGCATGATCAAGG CTGCTCATATCGGTGTGGGTATCAGTGGGCAGGAGGGCATGCAGGCAGTCCTCTCCAGTGACTACTCCTTTGCCCAGTTCCGTTACCTTCAGCGCCTCCTCCTGGTGCATGGTCGCTGGTCCTACCTACGCATGTGCAAGTTCCTCCGatatttcttttacaaaaaCTTCACCTTCACCTTCGTGCATTTCTGGTATGCCTTCTTCTGTGGCTTCTCTGCACAG ACTGTGTATGATGAGTGGTTCATCACCTTGTACAACCTGGTTTACACAGCTCTTCCCGTCCTTGGCATGAGCCTCTTTGACCAG GATGTGAATGACCGCTGGAGCTTCCAGTATCCTCAGCTCTACTCTCCAGGACAGCAGAACCTCTACTTCAGTAAGAAAGCCTTTGTGCGCTGTATGGTGCACAGTTGCTACAGCTCCCTCGTCCTCTTCTTTGTCCCATGGGCCGCCATGCGTGACACGGTCCGTGATGACGGCAAAGACATTGCTGACTATCAGTCCTTCGCTTTACTGGCGCAGACGTGTCTGCTTTTTGTGGTGAACACACAG CTGTGTCTGGACACCCATTACTGGACAGCAGTGAACCAGTTTTTTGTGTGGGGCAGCCTGGCCGCCTACTTCGCCGTCACTTTCACCATGTTCAGCAACGGCATGTTCCTCATCTTCACCTCCGCTTTCCCCTTCATTG GCACCGCAAGAAACTCTCTGAACCAGCCTAACGTTTGGCTGACCATATTCCTGACTTCCCTCCTTTGTATACTGCCTGTGGTGGCTTTCCGCTTCATCCTCATTCAGCTTCGGCCCACCATTAACGACAAG GTGAGGTATAAGGTGCGAAAGGAGGGGTTGCCGGCTCCTGCACCTCGCCGCCCACCAACCAGGCGTGTCAGCACCCGTCGGTCGGGCTACGCCTTCTCTCACTCCCAGGGCTACGGCGACCTGGTGACATCTCGAAGGTTCCTGCTGAAAAGACCCGTGAGGAGTCGACCGGTCCTGTTCACCCAAACAGACTCTCCTCTGGCTCAGAATCAGCCACAGCACTACCGCACCATcacagaggagccagaggagtCGCAGAGCCCTTAG
- the stbd1 gene encoding dentin sialophosphoprotein: MSLKNSNTVALERRMDLASLFCMIGRHGPAVALAVIAMVSVLAGFIIYRTVKGKRRKATAAASAAVSADSDSKSPGAKRDASVTLPGPEPSSPEESHSSVESTDASDEGLSDMKEDADLLQTDLKIRHRRATAAAAAEKKLPSFSPPNKHTTSDNTEDMTDEQDSYKAAERYTEEASHNLQSDSYTVAGKEVERAGDCHLGVTDDTVKDVIEEVSGNDSCLKEPELINDQSHKEEEEKVFKAEDQGDVIVEKDVLDENTRQEKENFQSASNPQVCSDQISLMSENDDRRQVNKTTPETIHKDAPATCISNGKDEEFKEENHHPDSTDYSNYPSNNLSPEEEEKNECEEAEEECVDQQLILQQDETWSSTSEQEPNLQPSQQEQCDYATGKVKSTVQDSDMDDDVVKEIIDEDHVLTAAKFDTHPPQSDKQQLQTEQKEENGLPCYQEDGVLPTVADQAKEEVLTSDDTVACGEECISSSVELGPNLHCLNEPVNDDLSGVTADANTQISGIEDFADLSFYGKQPQSEVKDEQIAAPLEKDTGLTILGSHLPSLEEENQCNKNETSAVVVLVDGSVDVDNKAGVAAAPDMITCDAQNIIAPRMDEEISHPHVLSCNKDQQTINNEALDKASADAVPDTIENGTASVTGAEMSCSHLPSTCESKIRDHVEISETFEVTGVISASDAAVCDNASITTPVMSEAISRPDMLSFSQDQLSDQMRNDDDFSEFTTGAAPVMTEDLNPPMCQIHLTSFEQSGLRDIDKDSMSSPGAGEESGISSMTISPDLHDAGNEFGMTVENRGPPLTDSDPRYEERTEAQISLFADDVAIPVINQNTAGRVFGAYPSLLSQQPHSEHTDGAKYESFAANEDMFGHEIEDSYHRAMEQFMAQIAASPVSLTDELKKQTDVKDVVEVAEIKVYKEKASVAKKVETEEEKAKEDDFERTEISIMEATMDNNEWITDSNYQVLPWMNISVPSLAQDHTKPEQLPTEERQHISPLTDATCINTDTTPSTEVKQTSTLSLVDENAENNKKVAAVQPMSQNVNVTFRIHYLTHSPYQTVAVTGNQQELGNWKEFIPLERTKDGHWATVVSLPAESHVEWKFVVVDKGEVCRWEECGNRLLDTGFGDDLIVHKWWGFL; the protein is encoded by the exons ATGTCGCTGAAAAATAGCAACACCGTGGCTCTGGAGAGACGCATGGATCTGGCTTCGCTCTTCTGCATGATCGGACGGCACGGACCCGCCGTGGCTCTGGCTGTAATAGCGATGGTATCAGTGCTAGCGGGTTTCATCATCTACCGGACCGTGAAGGGAAAGCGGAGGAAGGCCACAGCCGCTGCCTCCGCCGCTGTTTCCGCCGACAGTGACAGCAAAAGCCCCGGAGCGAAGAGAGACGCATCGGTGACCCTACCGGGACCGGAGCCCAGCAGCCCGGAGGAATCGCACAGCTCCGTGGAGTCAACAG aTGCGAGCGATGAAGGTTTATCAGATATGAAGGAGGATGCTGATCTACTTCAAACAGATCTAAAAATCAGGCATCGCcgtgccactgctgctgctgctgctgagaagaaacttccatctttttctcctccaaacaaacacaccacttCAGATAACACAGAGGACATGACAGATGAGCAGGACTCttacaaagcagcagagaggtaTACAGAGGAGGCCAGTCACAACCTGCAATCTGATTCTTACACCGTTGCTGGAAAGGAGGTGGAGCGTGCTGGTGATTGCCACCTTGGTGTGACAGATGACACCGTTAAGGATGTGATAGAAGAGGTCAGTGGTAACGATAGCTGCTTGAAGGAGCCTGAGCTGATTAATGATCAGAGccacaaggaggaggaggagaag GTGTTTAAAGCAGAAGATCAGGGAGATGTGATCGTAGAAAAGGATGTTTTAGATGAGAATACcagacaagagaaagagaacttTCAGTCTGCTTCAAACCCTCAAGTGTGCTCCGACCAGATCTCTCTTATGAGTGAAAATGATGACAGACGACAAGTTAACAAAACCACACCAGAGACAATCCATAAAGATGCACCTGCCACTTGCATCAGTAATGGCAAAGATGAGGAGTTTAAGGAAGAGAATCACCATCCAGATAGTACTGACTACAGTAATTACCCCAGCAATAACCTCTctccagaagaagaagagaaaaatgagtgtgaagaggcagaagaagagTGTGTAGACCAACAGCTAATTCTTCAACAAGATGAGACCTGGTCCTCAACATCTGAACAAGAACCAAACCTGCAACCTTCACAGCAGGAACAGTGTGATTACGCGACAGGCAAGGTGAAGTCAACAGTTCAGGATAGTGATATGGATGATGACGTGGTCAAAGAAATTATAGATGAAGACCACGTTCTTACGGCTGCAAAATTCGATACCCACCCACCACAGTCTGACAAGCAACAActtcagactgaacaaaaagaagaaaatggtcTTCCATGCTATCAGGAGGACGGTGTTCTTCCCACTGTGGCTGATCAAGCGAAAGAGGAAGTGCTGACTAGTGATGATACTGTTGCATGTGGTGAGGAATGTATCAGCTCAAGTGTGGAACTCGGCCCTAATCTGCATTGTTTGAACGAGCCTGTAAATGACGATCTGTCCGGTGTCACAGCTGATGCAAACACTCAAATCTCAGGCATTGAAGATTTCGCTGACTTGTCATTTTATGGTAAACAGCCACAAAGTGAAGTGAAAGATGAACAAATCGCCGCACCTTTGGAAAAAGACACAGGTCTTACTATTCTCGGCTCCCACTTGCCATCTCTCGAGGAAGAAAATCAGTGCAATAAGAACGAAACTAGTGCAGTTGTTGTGTTGGTAGATGGAAGTGTTGATGTTGATAATAAGGctggtgttgctgctgctcctgatATGATTACATGTGATGCTCAGAACATTATTGCCCCTAGAATGGATGAAGAAATATCTCATCCTCATGTGCTGTCTTGCAACAAAGACCAACAAACGATAAACAATGAAGCTTTGGACAAAGCTAGTGCTGATGCTGTTCCTGATACTATTGAAAATGGAACTGCTTCTGTAACAGGAGCAGAAATGTCTTGTTCTCACTTGCCATCCACCTGTGAAAGCAAAATACGTGACCATGTGGAAATCAGTGAAACTTTTGAGGTAACGGGGGTTATTTCTGCTTCAGATGCAGCTGTTTGTGATAATGCTAGCATCACTACACCTGTAATGTCTGAAGCAATATCTCGTCCAGACATGTTGTCTTTCTCCCAAGACCAACTGAGTGACCAAATGCGAAATGATGACGATTTTTCTGAATTTACCACTGGGGCTGCTCCTGTCATGACTGAGGACCTTAACCCTCCGATGTGTCAAATTCACTTAACATCTTTTGAGCAAAGTGGCCTGAGGGATATTGACAAGGACAGCATGTCATCTCCTGGTGCTGGAGAAGAGAGCGGGATTTCGAGCATGACGATCAGCCCTGATTTGCATGATGCTGGTAATGAGTTTGGCATGACCGTTGAAAATAGGGGGCCTCCTCTCACAGATAGTGATCCACGGTATGAAGAAAGGACAGAGGCTCAAATCAGCCTCTTTGCTGATGATGTAGCTATACCTGTCatcaatcaaaacacagcaggtAGGGTGTTTGGGGCTTACCCATCACTTCTCTCCCAGCAACCCCACAGTGAGCACACAGATGGGGCCAAGTATGAGTCATTTGCAGCCAATGAGGACATGTTTGGCCATGAGATTGAGGACAGTTACCACAGAGCAATGGAGCAGTTTATGGCACAGATTGCAGCAAGTCCAGTGAGCTTAACTGATGAGctgaaaaagcaaacagatgTGAAAGATGTTGTTGAGGTTGCAGAGATAAAGGTGTACAAGGAAAAAGCAAGTGTTGCAAAGAaagtggaaacagaagaagagaaggcgAAAGAAGATGACTTTGAAAGGACTGAAATCAGTATCATGGAGGCGACAATGGACAATAACGAATGGATCACGGATAGTAACTACCAAGTCCTTCCCTGGATGAACATTTCTGTCCCATCTCTGGCCCAAGACCACACAAAACCCGAGCAGCTTCCCACTGAAGAGCGCCAGcacatctctcctctcacaGATGCCACCTGTATAAATACAGATACCACACCTTCCACTGAAGTCAAACAAACCAGCACTCTCTCCCTTGTTGACGAAAACGCTGAGAATAACAAAAAGGTTGCGGCTGTCCAACCCATGTCCCAGAACGTCAATGTGACCTTCCGCATCCACTATCTCACCCACTCACCATACCAGACGGTAGCTGTCACAGGGAACCAGCAGGAGCTGGGGAATTGGAAGGAATTCATCCCGCTAGAGAGGACCAAGGATGGGCACTGGGCCACGGTGGTCAGCCTGCCCGCAGAGAGCCATGTGGAGTGGAAGTTTGTGGTGGTGGATAAAGGTGAGGTGTGTCGCTGGGAGGAATGTGGCAACCGACTCCTTGATACAGGCTTTGGAGATGACCTGATTGTGCACAAATGGTGGGGATTCTTGTAA
- the LOC121195600 gene encoding heat shock protein 30-like, translating into MLCSHGFQSALSSFMDFYGPVRSLWPEVKPLLYQQDLLHRNLQELCSSLELMDKLQHKIPEETEPFQSSVAVQPVSYQLDKEGQHFGLTLDTQGFSPEELSVRQVGRKLRVSGKTEKKQEDGKGSYSYRLQEFRQEFDLPEGLNPEAVTCCLAPDGKLHIQAAKGPCAEEAERELTIKRSLEEKTQQSVCSHTEGSSSSTETHNSTQDKPEHMD; encoded by the coding sequence atgCTGTGCTCTCATGGattccagtctgccctcagttcaTTCATGGACTTCTACGGTCCTGTCCGCAGTCTGTGGCCAGAGGTCAAACCTCTGCTCTACCAGCAGGATCTGCTGCACAGAAACCTGCAGGAGCTGTGCAGCAGTCTGGAGCTGATGGACAAACTTCAACACAAGATCCCGGAAGAGACGGAGCCTTTCCAAAGCAGTGTGGCCGTGCAGCCAGTTTCCTACCAGCTGGACAAAGAGGGACAGCACTTTGGCCTGACTCTGGACACTCAAGGCTTTTCCCCAGAGGAGCTGTCTGTCAGGCAGGTGGGCAGGAAGCTGAGAGTCAGTggcaagacagagaagaagcaggaggacGGGAAAGGCTCCTACTCTTACAGACTGCAGGAGTTCAGACAGGAGTTTGATCTGCCTGAAGGACTGAACCCTGAAGCCGTCACCTGCTGCCTGGCTCCAGACGGGAAGCTCCACATCCAGGCAGCCAAAGGTCCATGTGCTgaggaggctgagagagagctGACTATCAAGAGGAGCctggaggagaaaacacagcagagtgtgtgttcacacacagaaggcagcagcagcagcacagagacacacaacagcacacaggaCAAACCTGAACACATGGACTGA